From the Cervus elaphus chromosome 20, mCerEla1.1, whole genome shotgun sequence genome, one window contains:
- the PPIH gene encoding peptidyl-prolyl cis-trans isomerase H isoform X2: protein MAVANSSPVNPVVFFDVSIGGQVRSWQPASPMPKRTCTRSGRQISPPQEVGRMKIELFADVVPKTAENFRKDGVPIGYKGSTFHRVIKDFMIQGGDFVNGDGTGVASIYRGPFADENFKLRHSAPGLLSMANSGPSTNGCQFFITCSKCDWLDGKHVVFGKIIDGLLVMRKIENVPTGPNNKPKLPVVISQCGEM from the exons ATGGCGGTGGCAAATTCAAGCCCTGTCAATCCCGTGGTATTCTTTGATGTCAGCATTGGCGGCCAGGTGAGGTCTTGGCAGCCAGCCAGCCCGATGCCAAAGAGAACGTGCACGCGGTCTGGCAGGCAGATCTCACCTCCTCAG GAAGTTGGTCGTATGAAGATTGAGCTCTTTGCAGACGTTGTGCCTAAGACGGCGGAGAATTTTAG AAAAGATGGGGTTCCGATAGGATACAAGGGGAGCACCTTCCACAG GGTCATAAAAGATTTCATGATTCAGGGTGGAGATTTTGTTAAT GGAGATGGTACCGGAGTTGCCAGTATCTACCGGGGGCCGTTCGCAGATGAAAATTTTAAGCTTAGACACTCAGCTCCAGGCCTTCTTTCCATG GCAAACAGTGGTCCCAGCACAAATGGCTGCCAGTTTTTCATCACCTGCTCTAAGTGTGATTGGCTAGATGGGAAGCACGTGGTGTTTG GAAAAATCATTGATGGACTTTTGGtgatgagaaagattgag AATGTTCCCACAGGCCCCAACAATAAACCCAAGCTGCCTGTGGTGATCTCACAGTGTGGGGAGATGTAG
- the PPIH gene encoding peptidyl-prolyl cis-trans isomerase H isoform X6: protein MEAEEVGRMKIELFADVVPKTAENFRKDGVPIGYKGSTFHRVIKDFMIQGGDFVNGDGTGVASIYRGPFADENFKLRHSAPGLLSMANSGPSTNGCQFFITCSKCDWLDGKHVVFGKIIDGLLVMRKIENVPTGPNNKPKLPVVISQCGEM, encoded by the exons ATGGAGGCGGAG GAAGTTGGTCGTATGAAGATTGAGCTCTTTGCAGACGTTGTGCCTAAGACGGCGGAGAATTTTAG AAAAGATGGGGTTCCGATAGGATACAAGGGGAGCACCTTCCACAG GGTCATAAAAGATTTCATGATTCAGGGTGGAGATTTTGTTAAT GGAGATGGTACCGGAGTTGCCAGTATCTACCGGGGGCCGTTCGCAGATGAAAATTTTAAGCTTAGACACTCAGCTCCAGGCCTTCTTTCCATG GCAAACAGTGGTCCCAGCACAAATGGCTGCCAGTTTTTCATCACCTGCTCTAAGTGTGATTGGCTAGATGGGAAGCACGTGGTGTTTG GAAAAATCATTGATGGACTTTTGGtgatgagaaagattgag AATGTTCCCACAGGCCCCAACAATAAACCCAAGCTGCCTGTGGTGATCTCACAGTGTGGGGAGATGTAG
- the PPIH gene encoding peptidyl-prolyl cis-trans isomerase H isoform X3: protein MAVANSSPVNPVVFFDVSIGGQEVGRMKIELFADVVPKTAENFRQFCTGEFRKDGVPIGYKGSTFHRVIKDFMIQGGDFVNGDGTGVASIYRGPFADENFKLRHSAPGLLSMANSGPSTNGCQFFITCSKCDWLDGKHVVFGKIIDGLLVMRKIENVPTGPNNKPKLPVVISQCGEM from the exons ATGGCGGTGGCAAATTCAAGCCCTGTCAATCCCGTGGTATTCTTTGATGTCAGCATTGGCGGCCAG GAAGTTGGTCGTATGAAGATTGAGCTCTTTGCAGACGTTGTGCCTAAGACGGCGGAGAATTTTAG GCAGTTCTGCACAGGAGAATTCAG AAAAGATGGGGTTCCGATAGGATACAAGGGGAGCACCTTCCACAG GGTCATAAAAGATTTCATGATTCAGGGTGGAGATTTTGTTAAT GGAGATGGTACCGGAGTTGCCAGTATCTACCGGGGGCCGTTCGCAGATGAAAATTTTAAGCTTAGACACTCAGCTCCAGGCCTTCTTTCCATG GCAAACAGTGGTCCCAGCACAAATGGCTGCCAGTTTTTCATCACCTGCTCTAAGTGTGATTGGCTAGATGGGAAGCACGTGGTGTTTG GAAAAATCATTGATGGACTTTTGGtgatgagaaagattgag AATGTTCCCACAGGCCCCAACAATAAACCCAAGCTGCCTGTGGTGATCTCACAGTGTGGGGAGATGTAG
- the PPIH gene encoding peptidyl-prolyl cis-trans isomerase H isoform X4, whose protein sequence is MAVANSSPVNPVVFFDVSIGGQEVGRMKIELFADVVPKTAENFRKDGVPIGYKGSTFHRVIKDFMIQGGDFVNGDGTGVASIYRGPFADENFKLRHSAPGLLSMANSGPSTNGCQFFITCSKCDWLDGKHVVFGKIIDGLLVMRKIENVPTGPNNKPKLPVVISQCGEM, encoded by the exons ATGGCGGTGGCAAATTCAAGCCCTGTCAATCCCGTGGTATTCTTTGATGTCAGCATTGGCGGCCAG GAAGTTGGTCGTATGAAGATTGAGCTCTTTGCAGACGTTGTGCCTAAGACGGCGGAGAATTTTAG AAAAGATGGGGTTCCGATAGGATACAAGGGGAGCACCTTCCACAG GGTCATAAAAGATTTCATGATTCAGGGTGGAGATTTTGTTAAT GGAGATGGTACCGGAGTTGCCAGTATCTACCGGGGGCCGTTCGCAGATGAAAATTTTAAGCTTAGACACTCAGCTCCAGGCCTTCTTTCCATG GCAAACAGTGGTCCCAGCACAAATGGCTGCCAGTTTTTCATCACCTGCTCTAAGTGTGATTGGCTAGATGGGAAGCACGTGGTGTTTG GAAAAATCATTGATGGACTTTTGGtgatgagaaagattgag AATGTTCCCACAGGCCCCAACAATAAACCCAAGCTGCCTGTGGTGATCTCACAGTGTGGGGAGATGTAG
- the PPIH gene encoding peptidyl-prolyl cis-trans isomerase H isoform X1: MAVANSSPVNPVVFFDVSIGGQVRSWQPASPMPKRTCTRSGRQISPPQEVGRMKIELFADVVPKTAENFRQFCTGEFRKDGVPIGYKGSTFHRVIKDFMIQGGDFVNGDGTGVASIYRGPFADENFKLRHSAPGLLSMANSGPSTNGCQFFITCSKCDWLDGKHVVFGKIIDGLLVMRKIENVPTGPNNKPKLPVVISQCGEM, translated from the exons ATGGCGGTGGCAAATTCAAGCCCTGTCAATCCCGTGGTATTCTTTGATGTCAGCATTGGCGGCCAGGTGAGGTCTTGGCAGCCAGCCAGCCCGATGCCAAAGAGAACGTGCACGCGGTCTGGCAGGCAGATCTCACCTCCTCAG GAAGTTGGTCGTATGAAGATTGAGCTCTTTGCAGACGTTGTGCCTAAGACGGCGGAGAATTTTAG GCAGTTCTGCACAGGAGAATTCAG AAAAGATGGGGTTCCGATAGGATACAAGGGGAGCACCTTCCACAG GGTCATAAAAGATTTCATGATTCAGGGTGGAGATTTTGTTAAT GGAGATGGTACCGGAGTTGCCAGTATCTACCGGGGGCCGTTCGCAGATGAAAATTTTAAGCTTAGACACTCAGCTCCAGGCCTTCTTTCCATG GCAAACAGTGGTCCCAGCACAAATGGCTGCCAGTTTTTCATCACCTGCTCTAAGTGTGATTGGCTAGATGGGAAGCACGTGGTGTTTG GAAAAATCATTGATGGACTTTTGGtgatgagaaagattgag AATGTTCCCACAGGCCCCAACAATAAACCCAAGCTGCCTGTGGTGATCTCACAGTGTGGGGAGATGTAG
- the PPIH gene encoding peptidyl-prolyl cis-trans isomerase H isoform X5: protein MEAEEVGRMKIELFADVVPKTAENFRQFCTGEFRKDGVPIGYKGSTFHRVIKDFMIQGGDFVNGDGTGVASIYRGPFADENFKLRHSAPGLLSMANSGPSTNGCQFFITCSKCDWLDGKHVVFGKIIDGLLVMRKIENVPTGPNNKPKLPVVISQCGEM from the exons ATGGAGGCGGAG GAAGTTGGTCGTATGAAGATTGAGCTCTTTGCAGACGTTGTGCCTAAGACGGCGGAGAATTTTAG GCAGTTCTGCACAGGAGAATTCAG AAAAGATGGGGTTCCGATAGGATACAAGGGGAGCACCTTCCACAG GGTCATAAAAGATTTCATGATTCAGGGTGGAGATTTTGTTAAT GGAGATGGTACCGGAGTTGCCAGTATCTACCGGGGGCCGTTCGCAGATGAAAATTTTAAGCTTAGACACTCAGCTCCAGGCCTTCTTTCCATG GCAAACAGTGGTCCCAGCACAAATGGCTGCCAGTTTTTCATCACCTGCTCTAAGTGTGATTGGCTAGATGGGAAGCACGTGGTGTTTG GAAAAATCATTGATGGACTTTTGGtgatgagaaagattgag AATGTTCCCACAGGCCCCAACAATAAACCCAAGCTGCCTGTGGTGATCTCACAGTGTGGGGAGATGTAG